One stretch of Gopherus flavomarginatus isolate rGopFla2 chromosome 2, rGopFla2.mat.asm, whole genome shotgun sequence DNA includes these proteins:
- the LOC127044935 gene encoding uncharacterized protein LOC127044935, with protein sequence MRERGHTRDSLQCRVKVKELRQAYQKTKAAKGRSGSAPKTCRFYDELNAILGNSATTNPPLSVDSEVGVVIPATTEDLFDGDDQYDEDQEEEAPAESTEHFIPPNSQDLFLTLTEVPCQPSQGSTPENEAEGPSSAAHFSSLPLASHLRGGGIIRRLRKRRTREDMFTEIMAVTRTERAQQGDWKQLVAKYREAASQREDRRDQREDRRDAKNDVRWQEDQRWRAATLDLLRDQTDILRDMLQELRGFRMPLQPVYNLPQYSPCPTPSRTRRVRTRGGRLSAPAPSTAADTPTRRLSLD encoded by the exons atgcgggagaggggacataccagggactcgttacagtgccgagtgaaagtgaaagagctcagacaggcgtatcagaagaccaaagcagcaaagggcaggtcaggctctgcccccaaaacatgccggttctacgacgagcttaacgcaatattggggaacagcgcaacgacgaacccccccttgtctgttgattcagaggtgggcgttgtgattcctgcaactacggaagatttatttgatggcgatgatcagtatgatgaggaccaagaggaggaggctccagcagagagcacagagcattttatccccccaaacagccaggatcttttcctcacccttactgaggttccctgccagccatctcaaggcagtactccagaaaatgaagctgagggaccatcctctg ctgcacatttctccagcctccctctcgcttctcatctacgtggggggggtatcataagaagactgaggaaaaggaggacgcgtgaggacatgttcaccgaaattatggcagtaacccgtacagagagagctcagcagggagactggaagcaattggtcgcaaagtacagggaggctgccagtcaacgcgaagacaggagggaccaacgcgaagacaggagggacgccaaaaatgatgtcaggtggcaggaagatcagcgctggcgagcagcaactctggatcttcttcgtgatcagactgacatcctccgcgatatgctgcaagagctccgtggtttcagaatgcccctacagcccgtgtataacctccctcagtactcaccctgtcccacaccttccagaaccaggcgtgtaagaacgcgtgggggaaggctctctgcaccagccccctccaccgctgcggacactccaaccagaaggctttcattagattga